In the genome of Synechococcus sp. CB0101, the window AAACACCGACCTCAGCAGTGAGCGGCCCGTGATGAACGCCATCCGCGATCGCATCACCGCTATTACCGAAGGCCGCGATCCCGCCTTCGATCACTGGGTCACCCGCGTGCGTCTGAACGGTTGATGCTGGCCACCCAACGGATCGGTTTCCTCGAACGCCTCCACAGCCCCGACCACCCGGTGCTTGTGTTCGACGGTGCCACGGGCACCTCGCTGCAACAGATGAATCTCACCGCCGAGGATTTCGGCGGCGCGGCCCTGGAGGGCTGCAACGAGAACCTGGTGTTTACCCGCCCGGATGCGGTGCAGGACGTGCACCGTCAGTTCCTCGAGGTGGGCTGCGATGTGATCGAAACCGACACGTTTGGAGCCGCTTCAACGGTGTTGGCGGAATACGACCTGCAGGACCAGGCCTTCGCCATCAACAAGCGCGCCGCGGAACTGGCCCGGGAAATGGCCGACGCTTACAGCACCCCCGACAAACCCCGCTTTGTGGCCGGCTCGATGGGGCCCACCACCAAGCTGCCCACCTTGGGGCACATCGGCTTCGATGAGCTTCGCGATGCCTTCGCTGAGCAGGCCGAGGGCCTGATCGCCGGCGATGTGGATCTGTTTATCGTCGAAACCTGCCAAGACGTGCTGCAGATCAAGGCAGCCCTGCAGGGGATCGAGCAGGCCTTCAGCAAAACCGGCCAACGGCGGCCGCTGATGGTGAGCGTGACGATGGAAACCACCGGCACGATGCTGGTGGGCTCGGATATTGCCGCTGTGGTGGCAATTCTCGAGCCGTTCCCGATTGACGTGCTTGGTCTGAACTGCGCCACGGGCCCGGAGCAGATGAAGGAGCACGTGCGCTACCTCAGCGAACACAGCCCCTTCGTGGTCAGCTGCATCCCCAACGCAGGCCTACCGGAGAACATCGGCGGTGTGGCCCACTACCGGTTGACGCCGGTTGAGATGAAGATGCAGCTGATGCACTTCGTCGAGGACCTCGGCGTGCAGGTGATCGGCGGCTGCTGCGGCACCACACCCGCCCACATCGGTGCGTTGGCGGAACTGGCGGCAGAACTCAAGCCCGCAGCGCGCCAGGTGCGCACACCTGAGCTGCGTGCGAGCAAGCAGGATCCCCGCCCGGCCCTGGCCTATGAGCCCAGCGCCAGCTCGATCTATGGCACCACGCCCTATCTGCAGGACAACTCGTTTCTGATCATTGGTGAGCGGCTGAATGCCAGCGGCTCCAAGAAGGTGCGCGAGCTGCTGGCCGAAGAAGACTGGGATGGCCTGGTAGCCGTGGCCCGGGGCCAGGTGAAGGAGAACGCCCACGTGCTCGATGTGAACGTCGACTATGTGGGTCGCGATGGCGAGCGCGACATGCGCGAGTTGGTGAGTCGTTTGGTCACCAACGTGAACCTGCCGCTGATGCTCGATTCCACCGAGTGGCAAAAGATGGAATCCGGCCTGAAAGTGGCCGGCGGCAAGTGCATCCTCAACTCCACCAACTACGAAGACGGCGATGAGCGCTTCTTCAAGGTGCTGGAGCTGGCCCGTGATTACGGCGCCGCTGTGGTGGTGGGCACGATCGACGAAGAGGGCATGGCCCGCACGGCGGAGCGCAAATTCGCCATTGCCCAGCGCGCCTACCGCGATGCCCTGGAATTCGGCATCCCGGCCCATGAGATCTTCTACGACCCCCTAGCGCTGCCGATCTCAACCGGCATCGAGGAAGACCGGGAGAACGGCCTGGCCACGGTGGAGGCGATCCGGATGATCCGCCAGAACCTGCCCGGCGTCCACGTGGTGCTTGGCGTGAGCAACGTGAGCTTCGGCCTGTCGCCGGCGGCACGGATCGTGCTCAATTCCGTGTTCCTGCACGACTGCTGCGAAGCCGGCATGGATGCGGCGATCGTGAGCCCGGCCAAGATCCTGCCGCTGGTGAAGATCAGCGAGGAACACCAGCAGGTGTGCCGTGACCTGATCAACGACAACCGCCGTTTCGATAACGGCGTGTGCATCTACGACCCGCTCACAGAGCTCACCAAGCTGTTTGAGGGGGTGAGTGCAAAGGAGGCCCGCGCCTCAGGGCCTCAGCTGAGCGATCTGCCGATCGAGGAGCGGCTCAAGCAGCACATCATTGATGGCGAGCGGATCGGCCTGGAAGACGCCCTCAAGATCGCGCTCGACACCTACAAGCCACTGGAGATCATCAACACCTTCCTGCTGGATGGCATGAAGGTGGTGGGCGAGCTGTTTGGCTCCGGTCAGATGCAGCTGCCCTTCGTGCTCCAGAGCGCCGAAACGATGAAGTCGGCCGTGGCTTTCCTCGAGCCGTTGATGGACAAGGTGGAAGGCGAAAGCTCCGCCAAGGCCAAGTTCCTGATCGCCACGGTGAAGGGCGATGTGCACGACATCGGCAAAAACCTGGTCGACATCATCCTCACCAACAACGGCTACGAGGTGATCAACCTCGGCATCAAGCAGCCGGTGGAGGCGATCATCGAGGCCCAGCGCACCCATCACGCCGACTGCATCGCCATGAGCGGGCTGCTGGTGAAGTCGACCGCTTTCATGAAGGACAACCTTGCCGCCTTCAACGAGGCCGGGATCGATGTACCGGTGATCCTCGGCGGCGCCGCGCTCACCCCGCGCTTCGTGAACAAGGACTGCCGCGAGGTGTACCGCGGTCAGGTGATCTACGGCCGCGATGCCTTTGCCGACCTGCGCTTCATGGATGCCTACGTGGCCGCGAAGCAGGCGGATCAGTGGGAAAACCAGCAGGGCTTCCTCGCCGGTGCTCCCGAGGGCCTCGGACTCGAGGCCGCTTCGGACGCCAAGGCTGGTGATAAACCGGCCGGAACGGGAGCCGAAGCGGCTCCCGACAGCGAAGCGAGCTCCGCAACAGCCAGCGCTCCGGCCACACCCAACGATCACCGCTCGGATGCGGTGCCGGAAGAACCGGCGCTCACCCCACCCTTCTGGGGCAGCCGAGTGCTCACGGAGGCCGACATCCCCTTGGAGGCGGTGTTCGCCTATCTCGATCGCAATGCCCTCTTTGCCGGCCAATGGCAATTGCGCAAGGCGCAGGGGCAATCCCGCGACGACTACGAAGCGATGCTGGCCGAGAAGGCCGAGCCGGTGCTGCAGCAGTGGATGGCGCGCTGCCTTGAGGACCAGCTACTCACCCCGCGCGTGGCCTATGGCTACTTCCCCTGTGGCCGCGAGGGCAACAGCGTGGTGGTGTTTGATCCCGAGCAGCGCTCGCGGGAGCTTGGCCGCTTCGCCCTGCCCCGCCAACGCGCTGGCAACCGCTACTGCATCGCTGACTTCTACACCGATCTCGCTGGCGGTGAACCCACTGACGTGCTGCCGATGCAGGCCGTCACCATGGGTGAGAAGGCCACGGCCTTTGCCCAGGAGCTGTTCAAGGGCGATCAGTACAGCGATTACCTCTACTTCCATGGCCTGGGTGTGCAGATGGCCGAGGCCCTTGCGGAATGGACCCACGCACGCATTCGCTCCGAACTCGGCTTCACCGACCCCGAAGGCATGCCCCTGCGCGACGTGTTGGCGCAGCGTTACCGCGGCAGCCGTTATTCCTTCGGCTACCCGGCCTGCCCCAACGTGGCTGATTCACGCCAGCAGCTCGCCTGGCTGGGGAGTGAGCGCATCGGCTTGTCGATGGATGAAAGCGATCAGCTGGAGCCGGAACAGAGCACCACGGCCCTGGTGGCCCTGCACAGCCAGGCCCGCTACTTCTCGGCCTGAATCAGGGTCCGCCTAGCCTCGGCGGGCCTAGACCTTTCTCTCTGCATGGCCATTGCCGGACCCGGCGGCGTTGATGACGCGATCGCTGCAGGCCTCGATCTCGATGGCACCCCCATCCCCACCGAGATGCTCAGCCTCTACAACGAGGTGATGGACCTGGAAAGCCAGCGCGCCCGCAGCGGCGTGAAGAAGTCGATGCGCAATCGCATCGTGAAGACCGGCTCCAAGCATTTCGACCAGCAAACCCTCGATGCGCGCCTCAAGGCCGCCGGCTGGGAAGGTTTGAAGGACAAGGAAATCGCCTTTTTCTACGGCGCCTGATCCGGCGTAGCGCTGCGGCGGCTGGGGATCAGACCAGTCCCCGCGCCGCAGGCGCTCAGCTGCAGAGATCTTCCATGGTTTCGATCACTTCCTGCTGGAACTCCTCCAGATCAGTGGAGTCGGAGAGATCGATGCCTTCTCCGGCGGCATTCTGAGCCAGCTCCTGGAAGTGGAACGCACCTTCCCCATTGGCCAGGAACTCGATCGCCGAGCTCTCGCCGCTTTCCTTGAAGGCATCGCACAGGGCCAGGAAGGCGCCGT includes:
- the metH gene encoding methionine synthase; the encoded protein is MLATQRIGFLERLHSPDHPVLVFDGATGTSLQQMNLTAEDFGGAALEGCNENLVFTRPDAVQDVHRQFLEVGCDVIETDTFGAASTVLAEYDLQDQAFAINKRAAELAREMADAYSTPDKPRFVAGSMGPTTKLPTLGHIGFDELRDAFAEQAEGLIAGDVDLFIVETCQDVLQIKAALQGIEQAFSKTGQRRPLMVSVTMETTGTMLVGSDIAAVVAILEPFPIDVLGLNCATGPEQMKEHVRYLSEHSPFVVSCIPNAGLPENIGGVAHYRLTPVEMKMQLMHFVEDLGVQVIGGCCGTTPAHIGALAELAAELKPAARQVRTPELRASKQDPRPALAYEPSASSIYGTTPYLQDNSFLIIGERLNASGSKKVRELLAEEDWDGLVAVARGQVKENAHVLDVNVDYVGRDGERDMRELVSRLVTNVNLPLMLDSTEWQKMESGLKVAGGKCILNSTNYEDGDERFFKVLELARDYGAAVVVGTIDEEGMARTAERKFAIAQRAYRDALEFGIPAHEIFYDPLALPISTGIEEDRENGLATVEAIRMIRQNLPGVHVVLGVSNVSFGLSPAARIVLNSVFLHDCCEAGMDAAIVSPAKILPLVKISEEHQQVCRDLINDNRRFDNGVCIYDPLTELTKLFEGVSAKEARASGPQLSDLPIEERLKQHIIDGERIGLEDALKIALDTYKPLEIINTFLLDGMKVVGELFGSGQMQLPFVLQSAETMKSAVAFLEPLMDKVEGESSAKAKFLIATVKGDVHDIGKNLVDIILTNNGYEVINLGIKQPVEAIIEAQRTHHADCIAMSGLLVKSTAFMKDNLAAFNEAGIDVPVILGGAALTPRFVNKDCREVYRGQVIYGRDAFADLRFMDAYVAAKQADQWENQQGFLAGAPEGLGLEAASDAKAGDKPAGTGAEAAPDSEASSATASAPATPNDHRSDAVPEEPALTPPFWGSRVLTEADIPLEAVFAYLDRNALFAGQWQLRKAQGQSRDDYEAMLAEKAEPVLQQWMARCLEDQLLTPRVAYGYFPCGREGNSVVVFDPEQRSRELGRFALPRQRAGNRYCIADFYTDLAGGEPTDVLPMQAVTMGEKATAFAQELFKGDQYSDYLYFHGLGVQMAEALAEWTHARIRSELGFTDPEGMPLRDVLAQRYRGSRYSFGYPACPNVADSRQQLAWLGSERIGLSMDESDQLEPEQSTTALVALHSQARYFSA
- a CDS encoding DUF4090 family protein; the encoded protein is MAIAGPGGVDDAIAAGLDLDGTPIPTEMLSLYNEVMDLESQRARSGVKKSMRNRIVKTGSKHFDQQTLDARLKAAGWEGLKDKEIAFFYGA